From one Erinaceus europaeus chromosome 4, mEriEur2.1, whole genome shotgun sequence genomic stretch:
- the COPS7A gene encoding COP9 signalosome complex subunit 7a — protein MSAEVKVTGQNQEQFLLLAKSAKGAALATLIHQVLEAPGVYVFGELLDMPNVRELAESDFASTFRLLTVFAYGTYADYLAEARNLPPLTEAQKNKLRHLSVVTLAAKVKCIPYAVLLEALALRNVRQLEDLVIEAVYADVLRGSLDQRNQRLEVDYSIGRDIQRQDLSAIARTLQEWCVGCEVVLSGIEEQVSRANQHKEQQLGLKQQIESEVANLKKTIKVTTATTTAATSQDPEQHLTELREPAPGTNQRQPSKKASKGKGLRGSAKIWSKSN, from the exons ATGAGCGCCGAGGTGAAGGTGACAGGGCAGAATCAGGAGCAGTTCCTGCTCCTGGCCAAGTCGGCCAAGGGGGCAGCGCTGGCCACACTCATCCATCAGGTGCTGGAGGCCCCTGGTGTCTACGTGTTTGGGGAACTGCTGGATATGCCTAATGTTAGAGAG CTGGCTGAGAGTGACTTTGCCTCCACATTCCGGCTGCTCACAGTGTTCGCCTATGGGACGTATGCTGACTACTTAG CTGAAGCCCGGAACCTCCCCCCACTCACAGAGGCTCAGAAGAATAAGCTTCGGCACCTGTCAGTTGTCACCCTGGCTGCCAAAGTCAAG TGTATCCCTTATGCAGTGCTGCTGGAGGCCCTGGCCCTTCGTAATGTGCGGCAGCTGGAGGACCTTGTCATTGAGGCCGTGTATGCCGATGTCCTCCGAGGCTCCCTGGACCAGCGCAACCAGCGGCTAGAGGTCGACTACAGCATTGGGCGGGACATCCAGCGCCAGGACCTCAGCGCCATTGCCCGGACCCTGCAGGAGTG GTGTGTTGGCTGTGAGGTGGTGCTGTCCGGCATTGAGGAGCAGGTGAGCCGAGCTAACCAGCACAAAGAGCAGCAGCTGGGTCTGAAGCAGCAGATTGAGAGTGAG GTTGCCAACCTTAAAAAAACCATCAAAGTCACAACTGCCACGACTACAGCAGCCACATCGCAGGACCCCGAGCAACACTTGACTGAGCTGAGGGAGCCGGCCCCTGGCACCAACCAGCGCCAGCCCAGCAAGAAAGCCTCAAAGGGCAAGGG GCTCCGAGGGAGCGCCAAGATTTGGTCCAAGTCAAATTGA